The following are encoded in a window of Cucurbita pepo subsp. pepo cultivar mu-cu-16 chromosome LG12, ASM280686v2, whole genome shotgun sequence genomic DNA:
- the LOC111806379 gene encoding 60S ribosomal protein L13a-4-like: MVSGSGICAKRVVVDARHHMLGRLASILAKELLNGQKVVVVRCEEICISGGLVRQKMKYMRFLRKRMNTKPSHGPIHFRAPAKILWRTIRGMIPHKTKRGAAALARLKAYEGVPPPYDKIKRMVIPDALKVLRLQAGHKYCLLGRLSSEVGWNHYDTIKELERKRKERAQAAYERKKQLNKLRIKAEKVAEEKLGPHLEVIAPIKY, encoded by the exons ATGGTGTCCGGTTCCGGTATCTGCGCCAAGCGCGTCGTCGTTGACGCCAGGCATCACATGTTGGGAAGGCTCGCTTCGATTCTGGCTAAAGAGCTTCTCAATGGACAGAAAGTTGTGGTGGTTAGGTGCGAGGAGATCTGCATCTCCGGCGGATTGGTCCGCCAAAAGATGAAGTACATGCGGTTCTTGAGGAAGCGGATGAACACCAAACCTTCTCATGGTCCAATTCACTTCCGTGCCCCCGCTAAGATCCTTTGGCGTACCATTCGTGG GATGATTCCCCATAAGACCAAGCGTGGAGCGGCGGCGCTTGCCCGTTTGAAGGCGTACGAGGGTGTTCCTCCTCCATACGATAAGATTAAGAGGATGGTCATCCCTGATGCTCTCAA GGTCTTGAGGCTTCAAGCCGGACATAAGTACTGTTTGTTGGGCAGACTCTCGTCGGAGGTTGGATGGAACCACTATGATACCATCAAG GAACttgagaggaagagaaaggaGAGAGCTCAAGCTGCATATGAGAGAAAGAAGCAATTAAATAAGCTGAGGATTAAAGCAGAGAAGGTTGCTGAGGAGAAGCTTGGACCCCATCTTGAAGTTATTGCTCCTATCAAATACTAA
- the LOC111806764 gene encoding 26S proteasome non-ATPase regulatory subunit 1 homolog A: MATLVSSAGGLLAMLNETHPLLKLHALSNLNNLVDNFWPEISTSVPVIESLYEDEEFDQHQRQLAALLVSKVFYYLGELNDSLSYALGAGSLFDVSEDSDYIHTLLAKAIDEYASLKSKAAESNAAGTNVDPRLEAIVERMLNKCITDGKYQQAMGIAIECRRLDKLEEAITKSDNVQGTLSYCINVSHSFVNLREYRHEVLRLLVKVYQKLPSPDYLSICQCLMFLDEPEGVASILEKLLQSENKDDTLLAFQIAFDLIENEHQAFLLNVRDRLPNPKPEPPAAAQPSSNESAQSESSPAPVDAQMTDESSAPNLNVQQADPKEAAYAERYTKIKGILSGETSIHLTLQFLYSHNKSDLLILKTIKQSVEMRNSVCHSATIYANAIMHAGTTVDTFLRENLDWLSRATNWAKFSATAGLGVIHRGHLQQGRSLMAPYLPQGGSGGGGSPYSEGGALYALGLIHANHGEGIKQFLRDSLRSTNVEVIQHGACLGLGLATLGTADEEIYDDIKTVLYTDSAVAGEAAGISMGLLMVGTASEKASEMLAYAHETQHEKIIRGLSLGIALTVYGREEEADTLIEQMTRDQDPIIRYGGMYALALAYRGTANNKAIRQLLHFAVSDVSDDVRRTAVLALGFVLYSEPEQTPRIVSLLSESYNPHVRYGAALAVGISCAGTGLSEAISLLEPLTSDVVDFVRQGALIAMAMVMVQISEASDSRVGAFRRQLEKIILDKHEDTMSKMGAILASGILDAGGRNVTIRLSSKTKHDKMTAVVGLAVFSQFWYWYPLIYFISLSFSPTAFIGLNYDLKVPKFEFLSHAKPSLFEYPKPTTVPAATSAVKLPTAVLSTSAKAKARAKKEAEQKNNAEKSSAAESSSTGSNPAKGKSSAVKDGDSMQVDNPPKKTEPEPSFEILTNPARVVPAQEKFIKFLEESRYVPVKLAPSGFVLLRDLRPSEPEVLSLTDTPSSTASPASGSAIGQQGLGSAMAVDEEPQPPQPFEYSS; the protein is encoded by the exons ATGGCGACCTTGGTGAGCTCGGCTGGTGGGCTTTTGGCGATGCTTAATGAGACCCATCCTTTGCTCAAGCTTCACGCTCTATCGAATCTCAACAATTTGGTCGACAACTTTTGGCCCGAGATCTCAACTAGCGTCCCTGTCAT TGAAAGCTTgtatgaagatgaagaattcGATCAGCATCAGAGACAACTAGCAGCGTTACTTGTATCAAAG GTCTTCTATTACTTGGGTGAACTTAATGACTCCCTATCTTATGCACTTGGAGCTGGTTCGCTCTTCGATGTTTCTGAGGATTCTGATTATATTCATACCCTTCTAG CTAAAGCTATCGATGAATATGCTAGTCTTAAGTCTAAGGCAGCAGAGTCAAATGCAGCAGGGACGAATGTTGACCCAAGGCTGGAGGCAATCGTGGAGAGAATGCTTAATAA GTGTATCACGGATGGGAAATACCAACAAGCTATGGGAATTGCGATTGAGTGCCGAAGATTGGACAAATTAGAGGAAGCAATCACGAAAAGTGATAATGTTCAAGGAACTCTATCCTACTGCATAAACGTTTCACACTCATTTGTTAACCTTAGAGAATATAGACACGAG GTTCTTCGTCTTCTTGTCAAAGTATATCAGAAGCTGCCCTCTCCAGATTATTTGAGCATTTGTCAGTGTCTTATGTTCTTGGATGAACCTGAAGGTGTTGCAAGCATATTGGAAAAGCTTCTTCAATCCGAAAACAAGGACGACACTCTTCTGGCGTTTCAAATTGCCTTTGATCTCATAGAGAACGAGCACCAggcttttttattaaatgtgAGGGATCGGCTCCCAAATCCCAAGCCTGAACCTCCAGCAGCAGCACAGCCCAGTTCAAATGAGTCTGCTCAAAGTGAGAGTTCTCCTGCTCCTGTGGATGCTCAAATGACCGATGAAAGTTCTGCCCCCAATCTGAATGTACAACAAGCAGATCCAAAGGAGGCAGCGTATGCTGAGAGGTATACAAAAATCAAGGGAATTCTATCAGGAGAAACATCAATACACTTGACCCTACAGTTCTTATACAGTCACAACAA ATCGGATCTTCTCATTCTGAAGACAATAAAGCAATCTGTAGAGATGAGAAATAGTGTCTGCCATAGTGCTACAATTTATGCTAATGCAATCATGCATGCTGGAACCACTGTCGATACATTTCTCCGTGAGAACTTG GACTGGTTGAGCAGGGCAACCAACTGGGCTAAGTTTAGTGCTACAGCAGGGCTTGGTGTTATTCACAGAGGGCATTTGCAGCAGGGAAGATCTCTTATGGCACCATACTTGCCACAAGGTGGGTCTGGTGGTGGTGGCAGTCCTTACTCGGAGGGCGGTGCCCTTTATGCTCTAGGTCTTATTCATGCCAACCATGGTGAAGGCATAAAACAGTTTCTTCGAGATAGCCTACGAAGTACTAATGTAGAG GTTATACAACATGGTGCTTGCTTGGGTCTTGGTTTGGCAACCCTCGGGACTGCTGATGAAGAGATTTATGATGACATCAAGACTGTGCTATACACAGACAGTGCTGTTGCTGGTGAAGCTGCTGGCATCAGTATGGGCTTACTTATGGTTGGTACAGCGAGTGAGAAGGCTAGCGAGATGCTTGCCTATGCGCATGAGACACAGCATGAAAAGATCATCCG TGGCCTATCGTTGGGGATAGCCCTCACCGTTtatggaagagaagaagaagctgatACCTTAATCGAGCAGATGACTCGAGATCAAGATCCTATAATTCGTTATGGTGGTATGTACGCATTAGCATTGGCATACCGAGGTACAGCAAACAACAAGGCAATACGTCAGTTGCTTCATTTTGCTGTATCCGATGTGAGTGATGATGTTAGGAGAACAGCTGTTCTTGCCCTGGGGTTTGTCCTCTACTCGGAGCCTGAGCAG ACGCCTCGAATTGTCTCCTTGCTGTCTGAATCTTACAACCCACATGTTCGATACGGGGCTGCTCTTGCAGTGGGCATATCGTGTGCAGGCACTGGGCTGAGTGAGGCTATATCCTTGCTGGAGCCCCTCACATCAGATGTCGTTGATTTTGTTCGGCAAGGTGCACTTATTGCAATGGCTATGGTCATGGTCCAGATTAGTGAAGCCAGCGATTCCCGTGTCGGAGCATTCAG gCGACAATtggagaaaataattttggacaagcatgaaGACACCATGAGCAAGATGGGAGCAATCTTGGCATCGGGAATTTTAGATGCTGGCGGTAGGAATGTTACTATAAGATTGTCGTCCAAGACCAAACACGACAAAATGACTGCAGTTGTCGGTCTTGCTGTTTTCAGCCAGTTTTGGTATTGGTATCCCCTTATCTATTTTATCAGCTTATCCTTCTCGCCCACGGCATTTATTGGACTGAATTACGACTTGAAAGTTCCGAAGTTTGAATTCTTGTCGCATGCAAAACCTTCACTATTCGAGTATCCCAAACCAACCACCGTTCCCGCTGCTACGTCTGCTGTAAAACTTCCAACCGCAGTTTTGTCGACTTCAGCAAAGGCTAAAGCGAGGGCTAAGAAAGAAGCTGAACAGAAGAACAATGCTGAAAAGTCATCTGCAGCTGAATCTTCATCCACAGGTTCTAATCCTGCTAAAGGGAAATCATCCGCTGTGAAGGATGGTGACTCTATGCAG GTCGACAACCCGCCTAAGAAAACAGAACCAGAGCCGTCTTTTGAAATTCTGACCAACCCAGCTAGAGTGGTTCCTGCTCAggaaaaattcatcaaatttttagAGGAAAGCAGATATGTACCAGTGAAGTTGGCACCTTCAGGTTTCGTTCTACTGAGAGACTTGCGTCCTTCTGAACCCGAGGTTCTCTCTCTAACGGACACACCATCATCGACAGCATCACCTGCCAGTGGCTCTGCAATCGGGCAGCAAGGTTTGGGATCAGCCATGGCTGTAGACGAGGAGCCTCAACCACCCCAGCCTTTCGAATACTCCTCGTGA